Within the Vanacampus margaritifer isolate UIUO_Vmar chromosome 8, RoL_Vmar_1.0, whole genome shotgun sequence genome, the region ccTGGCTGACATTGGGAAAGAGATGGGCTACAACCTGGACTGAAttgccaaccaatcacagggcagaTATAGATAAACACCCAATGACACTCCCAATGGCGCCACtgaacaatttagagtcttcagtacacataattacatgcaagcacgaggagaacatgcaaacttcacaaACTCCAAAATGAGAGGCAGACTAACAGCTAACCCTCCATATCATTGCCACTACActataaaatgaatttgaataaatgaaactttGGGGTGTAGAAGTGTTACGTCAGATACAGACTCTTGCCTGCTGCCAGCCGCGGTGCTGTTGTTGAGCGTGTAACCGGCCCCGCAGCTGCTGTTTCCATTGATGACGGTGGGGGAGATACTGGCTGCCGAGCTAGAGGAGAGTTTTGGGGAGGTGGTGAAAGTCCTAGATGAGGTTGTACTAGACCtggtgaaaaagaaaacagaaaatgcaattaagaaaccaaaatgaaaaaaaaagggggggaaaaaagtacaggtgtatttatttacttgggATGAGAGGCTTGCCTGGGCCACGTTCCATCTTCATTCTTGCGCTCAATCACAAGCGCCTTTGGGGACAAAGAAGCTGTATTAAAACCAACATAATTTTGCAAAACCAATTTACTCCTCTCGAATGGTCGACACTTGGCTCATACTTTATATCAGGTGCTTGCACAGAAAGAAACTACACCAGTGTCAGtgttttcttaaaaacattattattgtgTTATGATGTATGTcaatgacacacacaccacaccatTATAATGCAATGGTGTTTTTCCAGGGATTAAATGGTtataaaaaactgtttttttagttCCTCCACATGTACCAAAGTCAGATTTTCAACTTGTTCAGCACCCTTAGTGCATtgatatataacatatttatgcaattacatacactctaaaaacagttgggttaaaaataatataggtcaaaaatagaccgatcctctacttgggtcaatttgacccaactttgagtcaagaaatgggtcttttagtgcaAAATATATcagaaatattggtcagatcctttacttggttcaaaaaattggatcattttgtataaaacaatccaaggaagttgggtcaaattcacccattaattggatcggtccattttttatccataattgggttacttttaacccaACCGTTATTAGAGTGTACAGTCATGCGTACACATCTTTTTCCATCAAGTTGTCACTGATTCAGTTTGTCTTTCATGTCAGCAATCATTTGGCGCACTTTACACGCACCTAATACAATTTTTATACAAGTATAGTCTTGTAACgttccaactttttttcttcataatttgccactttttcttttcagtgcGGCCCTCATACTTGTTTGTACTTTTCAAacctttgaaaaaaacaacatcaaaatgaaagcatataatatttctatttgtgcCTTTCATCCTTCACTCGCTGTCCGAAGGCGGGTGTCCGCCTTCAGTCAACCAAAATCGATTTGGACTACGCAGATGACATTGTAATTCTCGCTTCCTTTCTGGATACTCTTTTGGATGCACTGGTAAAATTCTCGGAAAAGGCCTCCCCATTAGGGCTGACCACCAGCTGggccaaaacaaaaatttattattattattattataaccctaacccttattatTCCCGTTCTCCTCTACGCCAGCGAAACCTGGATGCTACTGGCAGCTGCCGAACGCCATCTTGACGCGCTCCATAGACTGCTGCTCGCCCACGACAGAGACAGAGTCGCTACGAACGGCTTGATTTATCTTTATCTTACCTGCCCCTGGAAGAGGCCAGCATCCTGTACGGTGCTGTCAGGCTTGTTCAGTTGCTCATAGGTGTTGGTCGTATATTTGTTCCAGAGCCTCGTTTCCTTTTCTTGTGGAATATTGAACAGTGTCCTCATCTCTTTTTCTATGGTATCtggggtagaaaaaaaaacagctgtttctttgcaataatattttctatgcagccccactagacttaacacagcattttgattaatattgcgtttgaggaatatgagctaagcagcaaaatccacccatttttatccatccaagGCGGCGgtcattttgtcacttactgtcgacttaaaatgacatcacagttgctcgggtaacAACCCAATCACGGCTcggctgttttctgaagctgagccgtgatgtTATTTTCGGTCGACAGCAGCTAGCAAAATGGCCGAACTTTGATATGGATAAGAACGGGTGacttttgttgcttaactcatactccacaaacacaatattaatcagaatgttatgtttagactattggggGCATATACAACttgattgcaaaataaattgtttggtttgactttccctttaaacaaGCCTCTGGGAAGTCTCTCACCAATAGTGTCTGCTTTACTGAAGTGCCGTGTGACCACAACGTCCATGTTATCATTTTCACACAGGTTCAGCTCCAGCAGATAGACTTCCACCTTGCAGTGTTTGACAAACATTCCATGTTCAACGACCTgggggagaaagagagacaATACTTATGCTGACTAAAAGTGAAAGCAAAAGTAATAACCAAAggtaataaacagtaaaaccgaaaacaaaagtaaagtaaaaacagattacCTTCCTAACAATGGGTCTTTGGTCACCCAAACAGCTGTACCAGCTGACAAGCTTCTTCCATGCCTCAGTTGGCACAATGACATAGTCCAGCTCATCTATAAGATGGTCTTTCAGGACCTGTTTGTCCTGGTCTATAGGAAGGAAAAATGATACAAATGAAGATGTGATAGTGGCAACTTTTCTAAACACTGTTCTAGAGGCTATAAGAGGCTGTGACCAAATGTCAGTTTACCTGAAAACAGGCCCGAGTTATCAATAGGTCCTGGATAAAGGCTACGCTCTCCAACGTTGTACATGTCCGAGTTGTCGAAGCCCACATATTTCTTCCACTGTTTGAACCAGCGGCTGTCCACTAGATACCTGTGGGAAAACATTTGTATTGAAGACATGCTAGCACATATCTAATTTTGGATATCAAGCAAGGACTCAATGGGCTGTGAGATGAGGAAATATATGGCTTGAATATTATGCAACTGGGACATGCCTTGAGATACCGATATCTACATCTCTCACTGAATCACTTGAGCGCTTCCCCATTCTTGATCTGCTTTACCTAAGAAGCTTGCTTGCAGGAAATCACAGGGAAAGACGACAGTACATGAAACTGAACGTAGAATTAAAATGGAGGCCATAAACTGTACGACATCCTCACTCTTTCAACGATAACCGCTGtagaatgaaaaaatattttgttggtttgttatgATTaggattaagaaaatggatggatggatattggtAAACGTTTGAAGTTAAGGCTTTTATTAGCACTTTTGAGACAGCTGCAGCTGTTGTaatgcgctatataaataacgATGACACTAGAGTATGTTCTTCATccgtctttttaaaaaatctccTATGTACGTATGTACTGTTATTAAGTGCCCTCAATAGAATGGCAATAACGAAGTGAAACTTGTGTTGTGAAAAAGCTGGATGTTAAAATGTCAGTGACAAAAGttatttgaattaaatgaaaacatggaaTGACGACTTCAAATGCTCTAAAATCCTCCATAACAACTACattcagaggaaaaaaacaattgatgaCTTAAGTACATTACCTATTGTCCTGCCCATACTGCTCTTCTCGTGAATAATGTTCCATTTAGTATGACATTGTTGAATTAAAACATTACAGTAATTTTGAGGTGTCGACTTGGAGAACCTTTGTAATTTCAGGAGGCACGAGCTTATTggatattttaaacaaaacttgtcagccaatcaaaGAAGAAGTTCTCCAAGTAGCAGACAAAATATATCATCAAAATATGTTGTAAATAATTGTGTTTAACTGTTCTATTCTAATTTAAAGCCTTTTTTGAAACAcacccaaaataataatttctctgAAACACATTATTGGTGCATTGTATGGTTGAAGTAGCCATTCCAACGATCTTAACATTTTTGATCGACCCTAATTTTTGGAAACTGTTGTACATACATGTATTTTAATTACAACTGTGACTTAATAAATGGCATAAACTATCATTACTATAGGAATTTAAGTACTTGTACTGTACAACCAAATGAGTTAGCTTATATCTAACATCTGACTGATTAGATCAACTCTAACAGGACAACATAGGGCGGAGCAGTCTAAACTATAGGGGAGCGTTTGCTAAGTACACCGTACTTCGTATTAAGTACAATAATGTATTGCCTAATATAATGTCCCACTACTTCACATGAGCACGACATGACAGTGCTGGATAGTCATGTCATGGTTCTGGGTCTTCGACCGGTGGTTCAATCCAGAATCCGGAAAACAGGGCCTGTACAAGAGCCAGTGATCTACCTAATCAGCCGATGACAAAACGCGTTGAATCCAAATagaaacatttgaaatcaatgcTCCTACACAAAATCAGCAATCGTGCTGCTGAGCTATTTGCTGACAAAAGCTATTAAGTGTCCAGTGTTAATGGCTGAACGCGGGGCAACAATGTGAGAAATTACACATGGGCTACCTACCAGCGAAAGACATTTAAACGTCAAATATTAGAATGACTACACtcgcgttgttgttgttttatttgtttgtttttttaagagtagCAACTAAGCGGTGTTAGCTTCCTTGTtgtagcatgttagcatttccgGTTTAGAGCTTTGCTAATGGCTAGCATTGGCAAGCTCGCGCTAGCTTATCAGAAGCGCCCCGAGTCGGCCCCGGCTTGGCTTCTTCTCACCATTCGTCGCCCTTTCTCAGCGTGGTTTTCAGGAGCGAGCCGAtagtttgtttttggttttccgTGGACGTGGCTGGCATCTCAGAGTCTGAGTCCGCCGAGCCGCCCGAGTCGGGTCCGCCTCCCTCGGCCATCGTGTAGGCGAGTGTACCGGTATCAGTAGCGCGCGGCAGCAAGCCTGCAAGGAGAAGCTTCTCGGGGCGCTGAGGGCGTTCTTTCTCTACGGTGGCTGCGAGGCGCAAACGGGTTGCTGCATTCCCGCCCGGCGTAGCTGCTGTTATCGTCGTCTCCTCGACACCACACACAGGCACATTGTGCCAACATGTTTCTCCACACGTCACGCTTTTAACATCAATTAAACTGATTAGAACGACTCTACGTATTGCAATTGAAGTATGTGcaaatattatttacaattcAAAGTACGTTGACCAGTCTATTCACTGAACACTGAACAAGAATCTCAATGTACAAGTGATATACTCAAGAGTACTATTGCTTTAATATGACAAGTAAAAGTACAAACCCAAGAGAAGAATATACTCAAGTATTGAGTAACAGGTGagtaacttttctttctttttttaaaccagggCATTTATGTCCATCCATCGATTTTATTTTGCTTATTGGGGTCGAGTCACAggagcagcagctttagcagggaaccACCGACTTCCCTTTACCAAGCCACTTCATTCAGCTCTTCCGGAGTGGACCTCAAGGTGCTCCCAGGCCAGCCAAAAGACAgtttctccagcgtgtcctgggtcattcCTGGAGCATCCTCCTGGTTGGACATGCCCATAAAACCTCACCAGGGAGGTGTCCACAAGGCATCCTAACCAGATGCTGTTGATCTCCCACTCCACCAGTACCACCCCTCACTCAAAACAAAGCCCTACTTTAACTGCTCCATTTGGgacaggatctcatccccgacctaGAGAGGGCACTTCACCCTTTTTCCGACTAAagaccatggtctcagatttggaggtgctgattttcaccccaaccgcttcacactcagctgtgaaccgctccagtgtATGTCATTTGTATTCATCGGACCCGGTTTGTTGCAACAGCTTTTTAACAGATTTATTCAACTGAAAAAAACTGCCCCAAGTGTTCTCCAAATTCAATCAACTTATTGGAATCTGTGTCCATCCAAACAAGCCTTTTGGTTTTCATCTTATTTAGTTGGTCTGACTGTCCTGTTTCGTTCAGTGGCTTCTATAGTCTCTGAAGGTTGCACTTCCGTTACAGCTCTGTCCATGGTTTCCTCTTTAGGTTCCACTTGTTGAGTTTCCATGTTAGCTTTATCTATTTCAGTGGTAAGATGAAAACCTTGTTAGCCGCtattagctcatcagcaaaacaaattccttgtgtttcCTTGCGTTTAACGCACATCTACTGTACTTTATCCAGGTTGTTAGTAATTCATTTGAGTCTGTACATGCTTTTTAAGACTGATTTAATTACTAACAAAAAAGACAATGAACATATAAGACAAGACAAGAGAACTGTGTCTCTGCTGCTCAACACTGCCTGACTGAGCCTTATTTCACACAATGCCCAAGATCAAATCTTCTTGCTGGACACAATATACCGGTACATCaccgtccatccatcatctacagCTTACCCAACCTGAAAATGTTCCTTCCTGTGTGGGGCCACACTGCTGACACTTCAGTCATGTGACTCACTGGCTCTGTTTAATTGGTCAGATGGAGTCAAATGTTACGGCCAGTTAAATGGATTGGTGAAATTCATCTAACAAGTCTTTCTGACAAACCAAAATAGATTGCGTAATCAATAAGTACCTGtactaaaaaaatgacaaacataCAAAAGTACGTTGTGTTAACAAAACTGACAGACACAATTTATCCAAAAAGTTACTTTAATAACGGAGCTTGTGACTAAGCACCTCTTACTGTATGtaacaaatgaaaacagttaTTTAGTCAAAATGGGTTTTAGtgtacaaaacaaacacaggaaggttaaaacaaaatacatcttttacaccaaaacaacaacaaaaatcaatatgtCACACGTAACTGCTTCTTGTGCTAATTAGTAGTCAGTCCTTAAGATttagggccctattttcgtagACTGGCGCACATGTGCACAGCGTAAACAACAGGCACACCTTCATTTTCGTCCCGGGGCAAGTCTATGAAGTTTACTGTGATTCAGAATTTTGCAGATCATATTGCACCTTGCTGGGTAATTCATTACACACCCACGGTGCACCTgccaatttggtgacagaaagtagactacAATTGAGACCATacaaaagcaggtctaagttgtggcacagGTGGTGTGACACAAGCTGAGGCAGGTCTCACTACCGGAAATAGCAAATTAATGCCCGGCCGTACCCATAGAcatatggtcgttaaaaaaggaaaaagaaaaccaCTTTACGCCCTTGCGAGGAACAGTAAGTATCAACAGCGTCACAATGATGTCAAACACTACGCCTCCGTTTGACATCGTTGCTACAGCAATCtgtcagatgggtcaataatgtaGCTCAGTTTGAACATGGCCAGatcggatttggacacttgctaaaGACAGTCCGGACAGTCAGTCCTAAAAATCGGAGTCAGATATGTCTGCAGGCTGAACGCAGCCTTGGGATGAGGACTTAAAGAGTAGAACCATGAGTGGACGCAACCAAGTCGGTTGTGTTCCCATGTACCacaataccaaaagaaagaaaactccacccattcGCACAATTAAGACTCCACTTTGCGCTGGacacgaaaatagggccctcacaacacaagttgtattttgcacCCGATGGTGCAGATGAACACAGTAACATTAGCTACACATGAAAtagtatgaaaaatgaagttCACATTATTTTACCTATTTGGCTTTACTATgacatacactactcacaaaaagtaaaGTACACTGTATGTGTGCTTctcgggtgaaatttcaggatgcactataacctttacaggtgaacttgaTTTGGCCTTCTCtcaacttttgaatgcacatatCCAACTGTTTAGAGATGGACAATTACATTCAGCTGTGAAGGCtataaagcattttattttcatcctgaaatttgACCCGAGAGCTGGATATGCCAAACCTTTAATGAATAATGTAATTTGCAAGCAAATTATAATGCAAAAACATGACTTGTCTCTCCCAGACAGTCTCAGTCAATCATGACAAGTTAGTACAACGTGAAGAAAAAGGACCTCAAACAAAAGGAATGTAAACATTGCATAATAGGGAAGGATTTGTCCGATCTCAGTGTttttcgagagaaaaaaaaatccctgcatTTAAGCCCCCCCTAGCAGGAGAAGCTAGCAGGGCCTCAGAAGATACCAGTGGGCAGCTCCTTGCTAAACATGCCGTCAAAGTCCAGTTCCATACTCATGAGATCCTCCTCCACACTCTCCAGTGCCCACTGATGGTCAGTCAGTTCCAGGGCTTCCCACTCCGCCTGGAATAAAGGACAAATATCCCATGAGAGTGCCATCAAAGCCCACCTAGAGTTGCAATTAATGTCATGAATGACACCGTGCAAGACCCTAACTTGTTTCATGTTAAGTCAAAGTAAGCATCAAAACTAAATTGCCCATAGGTGTGCGTGTAAAAAattgattgatattttttctgggatatttttttctaatatccTTGAAGGTTGcactagattttaaaaaaatgcaggaaATTTCTATTAATGATGGGTAACATTTACTAtgggattaaaaaacaacctaGTACATACCTTAAAAGCTTTATTTGTGTCAGCAGGCATGGCCATGGCAGCCCCGCTCATCTGTTCCTGCATAATCCTTGACTGGTCTGCCCCTGTTAGGATTAGCAACACATTTTAAACACTCGTTATTCACGGACGTCACATTTTAACACCAAAAATAAGTTTTGATCAACACCTAAATAGATGTGTTACCATTGTCCTGGCCAAGGATTAATGAGTACATGCTTCGCAGTCCGAAGACATTCAGGAAATACCACGATGCTGAGCTCACCctgaattgtcaaaaaaaacataaacaataacAATCCCAATTATGTGTTGATAGTTGATGTATGACCTTACCAAGAAGCATCCAATGATAGCAGCTCTATTCCTTGTTGCAGCATTGGCTTGAAGCGCAGCGTGAGAGGGAAGGGGACCTTAGCTGCATAAATGAAGTACAGAGTGCGCTCACTGTAAACAACGTCACATCTTGTGGCACACTTGAGAGTGCCAaataatgcacaataaaaattaaaataaatcattactCGTTACAAATCCCGAAAAGGTCCAGTTGATCCAGCCTCCAATCAGGATCATGGGTAGCACATTGGTGACGTTTCCTTTCATCATGTCTGTCAGCATGCTGGGGTCTGCCAGAGTAAAGTAGCATGATACGCAGCACATTCATTCGCCATATGTTTGCTCAGTGTCTTTTaaaatctaaaactatttttttgttctccAAAGTAATACCTCAGCTAAACTAAGATCTAAAATTAGAATCTCAGAAGTACAACCTCTAACATAGcataataatccatccatctattttctattcaTGGTAAAGTGTAACGATAACCTTAAAACCAGAAATTGAACTTAATTGTGACATAGGTAAGGTTGACTGCTTAAAACAATTACATGAATACAATtaataatgaaatatatatacatattcattTTACCAAGAAGATGGCAACTGAGAGCATAATGGCTACTACTGACgaggaaatgttttttgattACCAGTCATTGGCGAGGGCGGAACAacctttctttttgttttcttaaagaATCCATCTTCTTGATTATTGAAGTAGAACTTCCTCATTAGGAAGGACTAAGAACATGGAGGAAACAATGTGTCATTGTTGGAAATTCATTGCAAAACAAATGGTATGCAGGAGTGTGTTAACACTTTATGTACAAAATACATACTTGTTTGGGaatatattttccattttctctAAGGATTCTGCTCCGGATGAGGACCTGGCTGGAATGAACATGAACATACATTCACTGCACTATTTGTCCTCGTACTGTTTTGAAATGAACAGCAGGTGTTTGCCAGCCTCATAGTGCATGAACCTTACCTGTCTGACACCTGCTCTAAAGTCAACTTTTTGTCACTTTGAAGAAGAATGGACACATAGTGACGGATGACGCCGACGAGAAAAGTGATGAAGACAATGGGCAACACCACCCACAGTCGGATGTTGGAGTCGAGCAGGAGTTCTGGCTCAGCCATTCAGCCTGCTGCTCGTCAGCAAAGAGAAGATGGACGTCATTTATCCATCATCAAATGATCAAATGCATGCAGACAACAATTCTTGTTCTACTCGGTTATTAATCATATACCGGTGAACTACAGGACGACTGATGCATTAAGTTAGCAACCAGGGTCGTAAAATGGCATATGATGCTAATCGTGGGCTAACATTAGCCAGCCGCCtacctttctttcctttctgaTGAGCGGACACAGTTGCTTTCCTGACGTGGCGTACACCACGAGTGACGTTTCTCCAGTGTGGAATCCACAAGGTGTAAATCGGTCGAATTGGTGGTTTAAAACATGTCAAAGCTTTGACAGACGCTTAATGCCATTACGTTGTGTGAGGAGATAAGATTTCTTAACTGCAGTGTATCCTCCTAACCTGGAGATGGCGGTGGCGAGCGTTTAATCTAGAGCTTTAAACTGCGCACCGGAAGTATATTTGAGGATCATTCCCAGGCAAGAAGGCAGATGGTATGTGAGGATGGctttcatcattatcatcattttttttaaatcaagcttATGGCGATATTTCCTTAACGGTTTTATAACTTAAAAACGCTGGACTATCGATTATTCTCTCGACGCTAGGATGCTCAAGTAGTTGCCTCGATACTTTGGTTCTCTTCTTCTGTATTTAGTCATTGCATGAATTGTTTTTCGCACTAAATATTTTTGGCAATCGTGACCAGGCGGTCCTCATTTCACTACGGTATCGATATACGACGTCGCGATTACGAACGGTGTGCATTGAAGTAATTTCCGCAGTGTCATCAGTGGCGTAATAACACGTCGTCACGCTGCACAAGAAGGCACACTCAATTACTGCCGTGTTTGTCATTGGAATTTATGTATAGCTTAAAAGTGTTTTTACCTATGACTTTACTACTTCGTTAGCATAGTATGTGATTCTACGGTGCAAAATGAGTACAAACTTCGGTTGTGTCGCCACCGGAGGAGCAGAACAACGTCAAAAGCTGAGGATTCCCTCCACAATGAAGTAGTTAACATGCATCCCAGGTCGGACTTGCCTTTTATTTGGAATAACATTATATTGACTGACAGGCATGCATCAGAAACCATTCCCTATCTTTGTAAAAGGATGATGGTGCAGGTATTTGGTATGCCTCTCTTTGCTAAACCGAGTTCCCAACATAGAACAAACTGGGTAAGGAGCAGAAAGAGCAAGTGCTTTGCGCTCCAGCCACAAGGTGTACAACTGTACACAAACAtagtgcagctcagcctctggcAACTGACGTCCAGTTTCCAGGCTAGTTATATAGTTACTTTTGGTACTATGTtaaactcatttgaataactGCAGAGTGAAAAGGGAATTAGACACGTCCGAGCAGCATTTTATACAGCCTGTTATAGAACAaatgcatttgtatttaatgtaaTAATTCAATACAGTATGATTTCAAATGCTATTTTTGGGccatcttttgttgttgttttgaaagcCACAGtttaagaaatatatttttctcctCAGTTTCTTGGTCAAACATTTTCCTGTCCAATAGAGCATGGGAGCTGATAAaaggtaaaatgtactctattCACTATAATAGCACAACAAACATTACATtatgtatatattaaatattctttacaaCAGTGGCATGACTCCATTATTCTGGTTTTATTTCAGGCCCAGTCGGGGCGAACGCAGTGGAAGATATGGCTCGGATGGTCAGAGAGATGATCCTCATTGGCGCGACAGACATAGTCGTGATTATGAGAGGGATTACAAGCGCCAGCGGGGAGATGACAGAGACAGTGACCGCTTTGAAGACTGCAGAGACAATCGAGAGGTGAGGGAACGTGAGCATGTTATGGACCTTTTCCTGCCTTGATATGATACCATTTCTGTTTCCTGCAGAGGAGTCGAAAACGCCACAACAGTGATCGATCAGATGATGAATATGATGGCGACTATGCAGACCACGACTACAGAGAAGAGCATgagcaagaggaggaggaagaaaacaagACTATCATGCTCAGGGGTCTCTCTCTTAATGCCACAGAGGAAGATGTACGGAAACTGAGTTCCTGCCTTTCGACAAAGCACAACTAGCAAACCTCTGCCTTTATTATTCCCTGTGTGTTGCCATATTGCAGATCCGCTCAGCACTGGAGAAGCTACCGGGTCCACAGCCAGTGGATATCCGCTTGATGAAGAAAAGGACTGGTGAGTGGCGTGTGTGCTCAGTGGAGCGTCCTGCTTTCACCTTCACAACTCTCACACTCCTCCTTCGACTCTCTCTCCTTGATTGGTTTGTGCTGATGTGACCAAATATGAAAGTAACTGTATATACgtgcagtggaacctccaaagccaatttttttcaaaattgagaGTTCTGAGCATGTGCGATGTCAAAATCCCACAAATGGGTTTtgccttttctttttgtgaTTGATGGTAAAGTGTAATAATTATCATGAACCTGGAAATGGAACTTAACTGCAACATAGCAAAGATTCTGGCAGTACAATATGAGAAATAGAATTGAATAAATGTCAA harbors:
- the emc3 gene encoding ER membrane protein complex subunit 3, with amino-acid sequence MAEPELLLDSNIRLWVVLPIVFITFLVGVIRHYVSILLQSDKKLTLEQVSDSQVLIRSRILRENGKYIPKQSFLMRKFYFNNQEDGFFKKTKRKVVPPSPMTDPSMLTDMMKGNVTNVLPMILIGGWINWTFSGFVTTKVPFPLTLRFKPMLQQGIELLSLDASWVSSASWYFLNVFGLRSMYSLILGQDNGADQSRIMQEQMSGAAMAMPADTNKAFKAEWEALELTDHQWALESVEEDLMSMELDFDGMFSKELPTGIF